The following are encoded together in the Halobaculum limi genome:
- a CDS encoding gluconate 2-dehydrogenase subunit 3 family protein encodes MELTRRDAIAAFAAAATGSLAGCNAPTNRIDAAGRDTETAGVDDHEVATLVAIAEVVYPSSVTGVEEFVRTYSVRRIRDDDAYAAGVAEAVDALDEYTAAFDDADYVALDADRRLEVLDVMSVDVVDPDPDGTRPQRVRHYLVNELLYAFYTSPTGARLAGLENPPGHPGGTQSYQEGPDG; translated from the coding sequence ATGGAGTTGACGCGCCGCGACGCCATCGCCGCGTTCGCCGCGGCGGCGACCGGGTCGCTGGCCGGATGTAACGCCCCGACGAATCGGATCGACGCCGCGGGGCGCGATACCGAGACGGCCGGGGTCGACGACCACGAGGTAGCGACGCTCGTCGCCATCGCGGAGGTGGTGTATCCGTCGTCCGTGACCGGCGTCGAGGAGTTCGTCCGCACGTACTCCGTGCGTCGAATCCGCGACGACGACGCGTACGCGGCGGGCGTCGCCGAAGCCGTAGATGCTCTCGACGAGTACACCGCAGCGTTCGACGACGCCGACTACGTCGCTCTCGACGCCGACCGACGCCTGGAGGTCCTCGACGTGATGAGCGTCGACGTGGTCGACCCCGACCCGGACGGGACGAGACCACAGCGCGTGCGCCACTACCTCGTCAACGAACTGTTGTACGCATTCTACACCTCCCCGACCGGCGCTCGACTGGCGGGGTTAGAGAACCCACCCGGTCATCCCGGTGGGACACAGTCGTATCAGGAGGGCCCCGACGGATGA